One window from the genome of Acinetobacter sp. LoGeW2-3 encodes:
- a CDS encoding aldehyde dehydrogenase family protein, whose translation MRYADPNTDGSKIQFKAQYENFIGGKWIPPVKGEYFDNISPVDGKAFTKVPRSSVEDIELALDAAHAAKQQWNSASPTTRSNILLKVADRLEENLELLAVAETWDNGKPIRETLAADIPLAIDHFRYFAGCIRAQEGGISEIDDETIAYHFHEPLGVVGQIIPWNFPILMAAWKLAPALAAGNCIVLKPAEQTPVSILVLVELIQDILPPGVLNIVNGYGVEVGRPLATNPRIAKIAFTGSTAVGQMIMQYATENIIPVTLELGGKSPNLFFADIMDQEDDFLEKSLEGFAMFALNQGEICTCPSRALVQESIADKFLERAVERVKRIKTGHPLDTDTMIGAQASQEQQYKILGCIATGREEGCEVLVGGGARNEVGQGFYIEPTIFKGSNEMRTFQEEIFGPVLAVTTFKDFDDAIRIANDTIYGLGAGVWSRSAHTSYRAGRAIQAGRVWTNCYHIYPAHAAFGGYKKSGIGRENHRMMLDHYQQTKNLLVSYSTKPAGFF comes from the coding sequence ATGCGTTATGCAGATCCAAATACTGACGGTTCAAAAATCCAGTTTAAAGCACAATATGAAAACTTCATCGGTGGGAAATGGATTCCACCGGTTAAAGGCGAATATTTTGACAATATCTCCCCCGTAGATGGCAAAGCATTTACCAAAGTCCCCCGTTCATCGGTTGAAGATATAGAACTGGCATTGGATGCCGCTCATGCCGCCAAACAGCAATGGAATAGTGCCTCACCGACCACGCGTTCCAATATTTTGCTCAAAGTTGCCGATCGTCTTGAGGAAAATCTTGAACTGTTGGCGGTAGCAGAAACCTGGGATAACGGTAAACCGATTCGTGAAACCCTGGCTGCCGATATTCCACTCGCGATTGACCACTTCCGTTACTTTGCTGGCTGTATCCGTGCTCAGGAAGGGGGCATTTCCGAAATTGATGATGAAACCATTGCCTACCATTTCCATGAACCACTTGGCGTGGTCGGGCAAATCATCCCATGGAACTTCCCGATTCTGATGGCAGCATGGAAACTGGCACCAGCTTTGGCTGCAGGGAACTGTATTGTGCTGAAACCAGCTGAACAGACGCCTGTGAGTATTCTGGTCTTAGTCGAACTGATTCAGGACATCTTGCCACCAGGTGTACTGAATATCGTCAATGGTTACGGCGTTGAAGTCGGTCGCCCATTGGCAACCAACCCACGCATCGCCAAAATTGCCTTTACCGGCTCGACCGCGGTTGGCCAGATGATCATGCAATATGCCACTGAGAATATTATTCCAGTAACGCTGGAACTTGGTGGCAAATCACCAAACCTGTTCTTCGCGGACATCATGGACCAAGAAGATGACTTCCTAGAAAAATCGCTTGAAGGCTTTGCCATGTTTGCTCTGAATCAGGGTGAAATCTGTACCTGTCCTTCCCGTGCCCTAGTGCAGGAAAGTATTGCTGATAAATTCCTTGAGCGAGCTGTAGAAAGAGTAAAACGGATTAAGACTGGTCATCCACTGGATACCGACACCATGATCGGCGCACAGGCTTCACAGGAACAACAGTACAAGATTCTTGGCTGTATCGCGACTGGCCGTGAAGAAGGTTGTGAGGTTCTCGTGGGTGGTGGAGCACGCAATGAAGTCGGTCAAGGCTTCTATATTGAACCGACCATCTTTAAGGGGTCTAATGAAATGCGTACTTTCCAAGAAGAAATTTTTGGACCAGTTTTAGCAGTTACCACTTTTAAAGATTTTGATGATGCCATCCGCATTGCCAATGATACGATTTATGGCCTAGGTGCTGGTGTCTGGTCTCGTTCAGCACATACTTCTTATCGTGCAGGCCGTGCCATTCAGGCCGGCCGGGTCTGGACCAACTGTTATCACATCTACCCGGCTCATGCTGCCTTCGGTGGATATAAAAAATCCGGGATTGGCCGTGAAAACCATCGCATGATGCTCGATCATTACCAGCAGACTAAAAACCTGCTAGTGAGCTACTCTACTAAACCGGCTGGGTTCTTCTAA
- a CDS encoding alpha/beta hydrolase, whose protein sequence is MTTKIEVDYQPDILGTGYEQATLDLPNDYEGQVVATLVRKKAAEPTKKAVLYIHGFIDYFFQTEMAERFNEQGFDFYALDLRKYGRSYLPHQKYYNVHNLSEYDAEITQALDIIAQEDHEAVLLCGHSTGGLTTTLYAAHHPDHPLIKALWANSPFYDFNMSRLEKKFAIPRMAAMGKRFPNLLFPSRLNKWYVPSLHASHHGEWSFNLEWKKVRYPMVRLSFVHAIHEAQKELHQGIQLSIPVLIMHSHQTTYPRKFNRHAQTSDVILEVQDMIQHARKISGDVTLCEIHNGLHDLVLSEKAVREQVYQQLFEWLHTKGL, encoded by the coding sequence ATGACAACAAAGATAGAAGTAGATTATCAACCCGATATTCTAGGTACCGGTTATGAGCAGGCGACTTTGGACCTTCCCAACGATTATGAAGGGCAGGTGGTGGCAACACTGGTCCGCAAGAAAGCTGCTGAGCCGACTAAAAAAGCGGTCTTGTATATCCATGGCTTTATCGACTATTTCTTCCAGACTGAAATGGCGGAACGCTTTAATGAGCAGGGTTTTGATTTCTATGCGTTGGATCTGCGTAAATATGGTCGTTCTTATTTACCCCATCAAAAATATTATAACGTCCACAACCTGTCTGAATATGATGCGGAAATTACCCAGGCACTAGATATTATTGCTCAGGAAGATCATGAAGCCGTGCTGCTTTGCGGACATTCGACAGGCGGTTTAACCACAACCTTATATGCAGCACATCATCCGGATCATCCATTGATTAAAGCACTTTGGGCAAACAGTCCCTTTTATGACTTTAATATGAGCCGTCTGGAAAAAAAATTTGCAATTCCTCGAATGGCGGCAATGGGCAAACGTTTTCCAAACCTGCTGTTTCCGAGCCGTCTTAATAAATGGTATGTCCCGAGTTTGCATGCCAGCCATCATGGAGAATGGAGCTTTAATCTGGAATGGAAAAAAGTCCGCTATCCAATGGTACGTTTAAGCTTTGTACATGCCATTCATGAAGCTCAAAAAGAACTGCATCAAGGGATTCAGTTGAGTATTCCCGTCCTGATCATGCATTCCCATCAAACCACTTATCCACGAAAATTTAATCGTCATGCGCAAACCAGTGATGTGATTCTGGAAGTGCAGGATATGATTCAGCATGCCCGAAAAATATCAGGCGATGTCACCTTATGCGAAATTCATAATGGTCTGCATGATCTGGTACTGTCAGAAAAAGCAGTACGGGAACAGGTCTATCAACAGCTATTTGAGTGGTTACACACTAAAGGACTTTAA